A single region of the Amphiura filiformis chromosome 7, Afil_fr2py, whole genome shotgun sequence genome encodes:
- the LOC140157586 gene encoding uncharacterized protein, which translates to MTTNFKLNCCENLSFRQIDEFYMTMLSQTEALYFLKDILKITSVQEKLINDKAALLNEIINIYQQKIPYQSIIVISRRDQDQRISTMDDIKAQILSTQGGLCYDHNIFMKHLLETLGFDVCLNACEIGLNGVQDHVSVLVKNLVQTGDNYYVDVGAGDPFFQAIPLDFNKESPVYQCGFQVYKFIKEGELISWWQKVNRSYSTISLGENDIIIDGWKKYMTFTLEPREIE; encoded by the coding sequence ATGACTACCAACTTCAAACTGAACTGTTGTGAAAACTTGTCCTTCCGACAGATTGATGAATTCTACATGACAATGCTATCACAGACAGAAGCTCTTTACTTCCTCAAGGACATTTTGAAGATAACTTCTGTCCAAGAAAAACTGATCAATGATAAAGCTGCCCTTCTGAATGAAATCATCAACATCTACCAGCAGAAAATTCCATATCAATCGATAATTGTAATATCCAGGAGAGACCAAGATCAACGTATATCTACAATGGATGACATCAAGGCCCAAATTCTCAGCACACAAGGAGGCCTTTGTTATGATCACAACATCTTCATGAAGCATCTTCTGGAAACACTAGGTTTTGATGTCTGTCTCAATGCATGTGAAATAGGACTAAATGGTGTACAAGACCATGTGTCTGTTCTGGTCAAAAACTTGGTTCAAACTGGGGATAATTACTATGTTGATGTAGGCGCAGGAGATCCTTTCTTCCAAGCCATCCCACTGGATTTCAACAAAGAATCACCAGTGTATCAATGTGGTTTCCAGGTTTATAAGTTTATCAAAGAAGGAGAATTGATCAGTTGGTGGCAGAAGGTCAATAGGTCATATTCAACTATATCCCTTGGTGAGAATGACATCATAATTGACGGATGGAAGAAGTATATGACCTTCACATTGGAGCCAAGGGAAATTGAGTAA